GCTATGAGGCCGGCCATCTCTTCGAGAAGAAGCTGACCCCGCTCGCCGAGGAGAACCGCCTGACCCCGCTGATGAGCTTCGGCATCTTCGAAAAGCCGTCGGACGATCACCCGCTCGCAACGCCGCGCCAACGTGTCGAAAACGAACCTTTCCTCACCGATCCCAGGGCCGACTGGGATTTCGAGACCTACCGCGGCCGCTTCGATCGCCTGCACCAGCACCTCCGGCAGGGCGATTGCTACCAGGCCAACCTCACCATGCCGATCCGCGCCCGCTGGAACGGCGACCCGCTCGCCGCCTTCTGGTCGCTGATCGAACGCCAGCCCGTGCGCTACGGCGCTTTCATCTCGCTGGACGGGCCGAAACTGCTCTCGCGCTCGCCGGAACTCTTCTTCGATATCGATAGAGAGGGTTGGATCGAGACGCATCCGATGAAGGGCACCGCGCCGCGTGGGGGCAGCGCGGCCGAGGACGAGCGCATCATCGCCGCCATGCAGGCCGATCCGAAATCGCAGGCGGAAAACCGCATGATCGTCGACCTCCTGCGCAATGACATCTCGCGCATCACCGAGGTCGGCACGCTGCATGTTCCGAAGCTCTTCGCGGTCGAGACCTACCCGACCGTGCACCAGATGGTGAGCCATGTCCGGGCGAAGCTGACGCCGGGCATCTCCATCCGCGATATCTTCGCCGCCCTCTTCCCCTGCGGCTCCATCACCGGCGCGCCGAAGATGCGCGCCATGGAGATCCTGCACGACCTGGAGGACGGCCCGCGTGACGCCTATTGCGGCGCCATCGGCATGATCGCCCCCGACGGCACCATGCGCTTCAACGTCGCCATCCGCACCATCTCGCTCTTCGACGACGGCAACGCCGTCTTCAATGTCGGCGGCGGCATCGTCTTCGATTCCACCGCCGAGGCGGAATATGCGGAATGCCTGCTGAAGGCGCGCTTCGCCGTGGGGGACCAATGGATCTCTCGCTGATCGAGACCCTGCGCTGGGAGCCAGCGGCAGGCTTCGTGCGGCTGGAGCGGCATCTGGCGCGGCTGCAGCGGTCGGCGGCCGCGCTGGACCTTCCCGGCGCAGAGCGGGCAAGGGACGCATTGCTGGCCGCCGCCCCCCGCTCCGCCGACCCGCTTCGCGTCCGGCTTGAGCTTTTCCCCGATGGCGGGATCGAGGTGCAGGCGGCCGTATTCACCCCGCTTGCCCCGGACGCGACATGGCGGCTCAAGTTCGCCGGAACCTGCCTTTCCTCCACCGATCCGCTGCTGCGCCACAAGACATCCCGCCGCGCCCTCTACGCCGCCGCCCGCGCCGAATTCCCGGCAGCGGACGCCGACGAGGTTCTCCTCCTCAACGAGCGCGGCGAGCTTTGCGAGGGCACCATCACCTCGCTCTTCCTCGACGACGGCTCCGGCCCGTTGAAGACGCCGCCGCTCGCCTGCGGCCTGCTGGCCGGCGTGCTGCGCGAGGAACTGCTGGAAACCGGCAGGGCCATCGAGGCGGCGCTGCGGCCGGAGGACCTTGCGCGGGGCGCGATCCT
This DNA window, taken from Shinella zoogloeoides, encodes the following:
- a CDS encoding aminodeoxychorismate synthase component I; protein product: MTDRERFVLLRDDREDRTVVFADPLAVVTVRERAGFEPAFAALQAAHEKGHWIAGFMSYEAGHLFEKKLTPLAEENRLTPLMSFGIFEKPSDDHPLATPRQRVENEPFLTDPRADWDFETYRGRFDRLHQHLRQGDCYQANLTMPIRARWNGDPLAAFWSLIERQPVRYGAFISLDGPKLLSRSPELFFDIDREGWIETHPMKGTAPRGGSAAEDERIIAAMQADPKSQAENRMIVDLLRNDISRITEVGTLHVPKLFAVETYPTVHQMVSHVRAKLTPGISIRDIFAALFPCGSITGAPKMRAMEILHDLEDGPRDAYCGAIGMIAPDGTMRFNVAIRTISLFDDGNAVFNVGGGIVFDSTAEAEYAECLLKARFAVGDQWISR
- a CDS encoding aminotransferase class IV family protein encodes the protein MDLSLIETLRWEPAAGFVRLERHLARLQRSAAALDLPGAERARDALLAAAPRSADPLRVRLELFPDGGIEVQAAVFTPLAPDATWRLKFAGTCLSSTDPLLRHKTSRRALYAAARAEFPAADADEVLLLNERGELCEGTITSLFLDDGSGPLKTPPLACGLLAGVLREELLETGRAIEAALRPEDLARGAILAGNSLRGLIRCVLA